The window TGGGAACTGGGCCTGGCGGAAACGCAGCAGACGCTGGTGCTCAACAGATTGCGCGACCGCGTGCGCGTGCAGACCGACGGGCAGCTCAAGACCGGCCGGGACGTCGTGATCGCCGCGCTGCTCGGGGCCGACGAGTTCGGCTTCGCCACCGCGCCGCTGGTCGCGGAGGGCTGCATCATGATGCGCAAGTGTCACCTGAACACCTGCCCGGTCGGCGTGGCCACGCAGGATCCGGTGCTGCGCGCCCGCTTCCAGGGCAAGCCCGAGCATGTCATCAACTTCTTCTTCTTCATCGCCGAAGAGGCCCGCAAGATCATGGCCTCGCTGGGCATCCGTACCTTCGATGAGCTGACCGGCCGCAGCGACCTGCTCGACACCAAAAAGGGCATCGAGCACTGGAAGGCGCAGGGCCTGGACTTCTCGCGCGTGTTCTACCGCCCGGAGCTGCCGGACGATGTGGGCACCCGCCACCTCCAGACGCAGGACCATGGCCTCGACCGGGCACTCGACCTGAAGCTGATCGAGAAGTGCCGCCCTGCCATCGAGAAGGGCGAACGGGTGCACTTCCTGCAGGACGTACGCAACGTCAACCGCTCGGTCGGCGCGATGCTGTCGGGCGAGCTGATCCGCGCGCGTCCCGAGGGCCTTCCCGACAACACCGTGCATATCCAGATGGAGGGCACGGCCGGACAGTCCTTCGGCGCGTTCCTCGCACCCGGCCTGACCCTGTACCTGATCGGCGACGCCAACGATTACACCGGCAAGGGTCTCTCGGGCGGCCGGATCGTGGTGCGTCCCACCATCGAGTTCCGGGGCAAGGCCGAGGAGAACATCATCGTCGGCAACACCGTGCTCTACGGCGCGACCAGCGGCGAGGCCTTCTTCCGGGGTGTGGCCGGAGAGCGGTTCGGCGTGCGGCTCTCGGGCGCGCAGGCGGTCGTTGAGGGCACCGGCGACCACGGCTGCGAGTACATGACCGGCGGCACGGTGGTCGTGCTCGGCAAGACCGGCCGCAACTTCGCGGCGGGCATGTCGGGCGGCGTGGCCTACGTGTACGACGTGGACGGCCAGTTCGAGAAACGCTGCAACCTGAGCATGGTCAGCCTCGCGCGCGTCCAGCCCGAAGACGAGCAGCTCCACAGCCTTGCCGTGTTGGGGGCCGATCGGCGCGCCCTGCACGGCGGCCAGAGTGACGAGGCCCAGCTGAGGTACCTGATCGAGGAACACCACCGTTACACCGGCTCGCAGCGCGCTGGCGAGATCCTCGACGACTGGGGCGCGGCGCTGGGCAAGTTCATCAAGGTCTTCCCGCTCGAATACCAGCGCGCTCTGAAGGAACACGCGGCCGCTCCCGCCCGTCCCGAGGAAGGCACCGTGAAGGCCGCCGACACGACCAGCATGAAGGTCAAGACCGGCAAGAAGGGCGGCCAGGGCACGCTGACGAAGTAAGGAGCCGACAGCGGAGGGCCCTCAGGGCAGAGGGTCACTTCGCTCCCGCCGCCCGACCATCACGCCCGCTTTCCAGTTCATCCCCGGAGTCCCCATGAGCAAGATCACCGGTTTTCTCGAGCAACCCCGCATCAAGGAGAAGTACGCCCAGCCGACCGCGCGCCTCAAGCACTACCGCGAGTTCGTGGAGCCGCTGGCGGGCGAGATGGCGCGCAAGCAGGCGGTGCGCTGCATGGACTGCGGCATTCCGTTCTGCAACAACGGCTGTCCGGTCAACAACATCATCCCGGACTTCAACAACCTGGTGTACCAGGACGACTGGCGCTCGGCGCTGGACACGCTGCACTCCACCAACAACTTCCCGGAGTTCACGGGCCGCATCTGCCCCGCTCCCTGCGAGGCGGCGTGCACGTTGAACATCAACGACGATCCGGTGGGCATCAAGTCCATCGAACTGGCGATCATCGAACGCGGCTGGCAGGAGGGCTGGGTCATGCCGCAACCGCCCGAGGTGAGGACTGGCAAGACGGTCGCCGTGGTCGGCAGCGGCCCCGCCGGGCTGGCCGCCGCGCAGCAGCTTGCGCGGGCCGGGCACGACGTGACGGTGTTCGAGAAGAACGACCGCATCGGCGGCCTGATGCGCTACGGCATTCCTGACTTCAAGATGGAAAAGAGCCACATCGACCGCCGCGTGGCGCAGATGGAGGCCGAGGGTGTGACCTTCCGCACGGGCGTGGTCGTGGGCGACTGGCCCCGGGACAGCAAGGTCACGAACCTCAGCAGGCAGAGCGTGAAGCCCGCCGACTTGCGCGCCGAATTCGACGCCGTGCTGCTCGCCGGCGGCGCGGAGCAGCCTCGCGACCTGCCCGCACCAGGCCGCGACCTGGACGGCATTCACTTCGCCATGGAGTTCCTGCCCAACCAGAACCGCGTGAACGCCGGCGACAAGCTGAGAAAGCAGATCCGCGCGGACGGCAAGAAGGTCGTCGTGATCGGCGGGGGCGACACCGGCAGTGACTGCGTGGGCACCAGCAACCGTCACGGCGCCACCAGCGTCACGCAGTTCGAGGTGATGCCCCAGCCGCCCGAGCAGGAGAACAAGCCCCTGGTATGGCCGTACTGGCCGCTGAAACTCCGCACCAGCAGCAGCCACGAGGAAGGGGCCGTGCGCGAGTTCGCCATCGCCACCAAGGAATTCATCGGCAAGGGCGGCAAGGTCACCGGCGTCAAGACCGTCCGCATCGAACTCGTGAACGGCAAGCTCGAAGAGGTGCCCGGCAGCGAGGAGATCCACGAGGCCGACCTGATCCTGCTCGCCATGGGCTTCACCAACCCCATGGGCAGCGTGCTCGACTCCTTCGGCGTGACCAAGGATGCCCGTGGCAACGCCCAGGCTGGAACCGACGAGGGCAGCGGCTACGCCACCAGCGTCGAGGGCCTGTACGCCGCCGGAGACATGCGCCGGGGCCAGAGTCTGGTCGTGTGGGCCATCCGTGAAGGCCGCCAGGCGGCACGGGCCATCGACCAATACCTGATGGGCACCAGCGTCCTGCCGCGCTGAGCCGTCTTCTCACCGGCGGGTGGCCCACCAGAGCGGGGCCACCCGCCAGCGCCCTGATCACACCGGGCGTTGAAGACTGACCTTCCCTGTCTCGAACTGCGCGGGGGCGCTGCTGTGCTCATGCTGGATCAGCCACCGGTCTCCCTCAGGCACCAGGGTCATCGACACGCGGTTGTTCATGGCGCGCAGGCGTTCCCCGCTGGCGCTCTGACCCGTGTATGTCACGAAGGCGTGCACAAGGGCCAGTTCCGGCGTGGCGGTGCTGCGGACGTTGTCGAAGGTGACCTCCACGCGCCCGTCTCCCAGGCTGCCGAACCAGCCCTCGACCATGCCGCGCCACGCGTCCCGGCCGTCGTACAGCCACGATTCCCACATGTCGTACACCGTCACGTCGGGGTGGTACAGGGCGAGCAGGGCGT of the Deinococcus sp. KSM4-11 genome contains:
- a CDS encoding SgcJ/EcaC family oxidoreductase, with product MTPDTPVQILDAYATAVYARDVDALLALYHPDVTVYDMWESWLYDGRDAWRGMVEGWFGSLGDGRVEVTFDNVRSTATPELALVHAFVTYTGQSASGERLRAMNNRVSMTLVPEGDRWLIQHEHSSAPAQFETGKVSLQRPV
- a CDS encoding glutamate synthase subunit beta, which translates into the protein MSKITGFLEQPRIKEKYAQPTARLKHYREFVEPLAGEMARKQAVRCMDCGIPFCNNGCPVNNIIPDFNNLVYQDDWRSALDTLHSTNNFPEFTGRICPAPCEAACTLNINDDPVGIKSIELAIIERGWQEGWVMPQPPEVRTGKTVAVVGSGPAGLAAAQQLARAGHDVTVFEKNDRIGGLMRYGIPDFKMEKSHIDRRVAQMEAEGVTFRTGVVVGDWPRDSKVTNLSRQSVKPADLRAEFDAVLLAGGAEQPRDLPAPGRDLDGIHFAMEFLPNQNRVNAGDKLRKQIRADGKKVVVIGGGDTGSDCVGTSNRHGATSVTQFEVMPQPPEQENKPLVWPYWPLKLRTSSSHEEGAVREFAIATKEFIGKGGKVTGVKTVRIELVNGKLEEVPGSEEIHEADLILLAMGFTNPMGSVLDSFGVTKDARGNAQAGTDEGSGYATSVEGLYAAGDMRRGQSLVVWAIREGRQAARAIDQYLMGTSVLPR